The Lactuca sativa cultivar Salinas chromosome 2, Lsat_Salinas_v11, whole genome shotgun sequence genome includes a window with the following:
- the LOC111916354 gene encoding beta-hexosaminidase 3, which yields MIWQSLFLGVTFQFILVFGAYDLKNLNIWPMPESVEYGNTSLFLSKDFHLKTNGSKYADASGILKDGFTRLLDVITSNNVIEFNSKVDDSLLLQGMNVVIHSESDELQYDIDESYTLLIHANGNQNYAEIEAATVYGALHALQTFSQLCHFNFKSRKLVVTQIPWTITDRPRFSYRGLLIDTSRHYQPLPMIKKVIDSMAYAKLNVLHWHIVDTQAFPLEIPSFPKLWDGAYSSSERYTMAAAAEIVSYAKKRGINVLAELDVPGHAVSWGVGYPELWPSKNCTEPLDVSNEFTFKLINGVLSDFSKIFTYKFVHLGGDEVDTSCWSFTPRIKKWLEKQGFNESQAYEYFVLRAQKIAVSHGYEVINWEETFNSFGSKLDRKTVVHNWLGSGVAERVVKAGLRCIVSNQDSWYLDHLDATWQQFYTNEPLTNITEPKLQKLVLGGEVCMWGEHIDGSDIEQTIWPRAAAAAERLWTRFDKLAKKPEDVMTRLMHFRCLLNQRGVAAAPLDGPGRVAPIEPGSCYVQ from the exons ATGATATGGCAAAGTCTCTTTCTTGGGGTTACGTTTCAGTTCATTTTGGTATTTGGTGCTTATGATCTTAAGAATCTCAACATATGGCCAATGCCTGAATCAGTAGAATATGGCAACACATCTCTTTTTTTAAGCAAGGACTTTCATCTAAAGACTAATGGAAGCAAATATGCTGATGCATCTGGGATCTTGAAGGATGGATTCACTAGGTTACTTGATGTTATCACATCAAACAATGTTATTGAATTCAACTCTAAAGTCGATGATTCTCTCCTTTTACAGGGAATGAACGTGGTTATCCATTCAGAAAGTGATGAG CTGCAATACGATATAGACGAGTCCTACACATTGTTAATTCATGCAAATGGAAACCAAAATTATGCAGAGATTGAG GCAGCTACAGTTTATGGAGCTCTACATGCCCTGCAG ACATTCAGCCAATTGTGCCATTTTAACTTTAAATCAAGAAAGCTTGTAGTTACTCAGATACCATGGACCATTACTGATCGACCCCGTTTCTCATATCGAGGCCTCTTAAttg ATACATCCAGACATTATCAGCCATTACCAATGATTAAAAAAGTAATTGATTCTATGGCTTATGCAAAGCTG AATGTTTTGCATTGGCACATTGTGGATACACAGGCTTTTCCTTTGGAGATACCTTCATTTCCAAAGCTGTGGGATGGTGCTTATTCCTCATCAGAACGCTATACAATGGCTGCTGCAGCTGAGATTGTCAG TTATGCTAAAAAAAGAGGGATTAATGTGCTTGCCGAGCTTGATGTTCCTGGACATGCTGTATCctg GGGAGTTGGTTATCCTGAATTATGGCCATCAAAGAATTGTACAGAGCCACTTGATGTGAGCAATGAATTCACATTCAAATTGATAAATGGAGTTCTTTCAGATTTCAGCAAGATTTTCACCTACAAATTTGTTCATTTGGGAGGCGATGAAGTTGACACCA GTTGCTGGAGCTTCACTCCTCGTATAAAAAAATGGTTAGAAAAACAAGGATTTAATGAATCCCAAGCATACGAGTATTTTGTCTTGAGAGCACAAAAGATAGCTGTTTCTCATGGTTATGAAGTTATAAACTG gGAGGAAACGTTCAACAGCTTTGGTAGTAAACTGGACAGAAAAACCGTTGTGCATAACTGGCTTGGAAGTGGTGTTGCGGAGAGAGTGGTTAAAGCTGGATTAAGATGCATTGTAAGCAACCAAGACAGCTGGTATTTAGACCATTTGGATGCCACGTGGCAGCAGTTTTATACAAATGAGCCCCTTACAAATATTACAGAGCCTAAGCTACAAAAACTAGTCCTTGGTGGTGAAGTATGCATGTGGGGTGAACACATTGATGGGTCTGACATTGAACAGACCATTTGGCCACGTGCTGCTGCAGCTGCAG AGAGGTTGTGGACAAGATTTGACAAGCTTGCAAAAAAACCGGAAGATGTGATGACAAGGTTAATGCATTTTAGGTGTTTGCTAAATCAAAGAGGAGTAGCAGCAGCTCCATTGGATGGGCCGGGTCGGGTTGCACCAATAGAACCCGGGTCGTGCTATGTTCAGTAG